The Ignavibacteria bacterium genome segment CTCGAACTAATTGTTTTCCAATCGTATCTTTTGCAAACCAATCCAAAGAAATACAAATTTCCCAAACTAAATCCGCAAGCGTTTCAGAAAGTTGATAAACTTCTAAATCTTCTAATCGTAGCATAATCCGAATTCCAATTACAAATTACTAATTACCAATTACTATCACCGAAACTTTATATCCTTCACAATTCCCTCTCCCACGAGAGAGGAAATTTTTTTCAAAATATTTTCTTTGTAAAAAAGTAATTCGTTACGCCACGCGCTTGATGTTACGCTAACAAATAATGTGTCCTTATCGAATCGTTCCGGTTTTGTTACGTTTGCAATATGTTCGCCGACGATTGAATTCCATTCGTTCAACACTTTTCCTTGCGCAATGCCGTGTGCTAATCCCAGTGATTGAATTGCATTATGAAGAACAGAATTCAATTCTTTTGGATAAGAGTTTGTTCGTTGTCGAGAAAAATGTTTTCGCATAATTGTCAATCGTCAGTAGGCAGTTGTCAGTTATTGTCAAGGTTATATTCCAACTGACTATTCAATACTTTTCCATCATCAACTGTAAACTTTTTATTCTCTTCACCATACAACAGAATTTCATCAAGCGAATCGGAATTTGTTGTCGTTACAAATGTTTGTCCGTGTTTGCGAACTAAATCTAAAACTTTTTGTGCGCGTTGTTCGTCGAGTTCGCTGAAAACATCGTCGAGCAAAAACATCGGCGTTTCGCTGCACGCATTTTTCAAATAATGAAACTCCGCCATTTTCAACGCAACGAGAAATGTTTTATGTTGTCCTTGCGAAGCAAATTTTCTCAATTCAAATCCGTTCAAACGAAAATCAATTTCATCGTGATGAGGACCAACAACCGAATTTCCAATAGCAAGTTCGCGCAGTTTTTCTTTTTGCAATTCTTCGGAAAGCAACATTTCAAGTTCAAACAGTGAAGAATTGTTCGTTAAAGAAATTTGCGGCGCGTACGTTAAACTCGGTTGTTCATCACGCTCGACAATTTCTTCATACGCAGTTGCAACATACGTTTGAAAATGTTGAATGAATTCATTGCGCTTTTTTATTACGTTTGCACTTGCTTCGATGAATTGCTCATTCCACGTTTCAAAACTATTATCGAGTTGCTTTCGAGAAATTTTTGCTTCGTGAAGAAATGCGTTGCGATGTTTTAAAATGCGGCGAAACGTTTGCAATTGTTCGAGATACACGCGCGACGATTGGCACAACACAAAATCCACAAACGCTCTTCGTTCACTCGGAGAACCAAACGTAATTGCGGAATGATGCGGCGAAAGAATCACAATCGGAAATTTTCCGAGCACCGATGAACGCGGCTCAACATTTTGTTTGTTAATCGTGAAAACTTTTTCAGCGGTAGAAATTTGATGCGCAACGCGAAC includes the following:
- a CDS encoding DUF721 domain-containing protein yields the protein MRKHFSRQRTNSYPKELNSVLHNAIQSLGLAHGIAQGKVLNEWNSIVGEHIANVTKPERFDKDTLFVSVTSSAWRNELLFYKENILKKISSLVGEGIVKDIKFR
- the recF gene encoding DNA replication/repair protein RecF, with protein sequence MQLSSLRLRNFRKHGLSQLDFADGVNILVGDNGQGKTNILEAISFLSLTKSFLSASDSFVCKHGEELFDVAGKMISDNGVEYNVRVAHQISTAEKVFTINKQNVEPRSSVLGKFPIVILSPHHSAITFGSPSERRAFVDFVLCQSSRVYLEQLQTFRRILKHRNAFLHEAKISRKQLDNSFETWNEQFIEASANVIKKRNEFIQHFQTYVATAYEEIVERDEQPSLTYAPQISLTNNSSLFELEMLLSEELQKEKLRELAIGNSVVGPHHDEIDFRLNGFELRKFASQGQHKTFLVALKMAEFHYLKNACSETPMFLLDDVFSELDEQRAQKVLDLVRKHGQTFVTTTNSDSLDEILLYGEENKKFTVDDGKVLNSQLEYNLDNN